The following are encoded together in the Acetobacter vaccinii genome:
- a CDS encoding LysR family transcriptional regulator produces the protein MRLPDFEGWAIFAKVAECGSFARAADEVQLSRPTVSKAVSRLEQTLGVALFNRTSRQLSLTEEGRALLGHASRMLGAAQSAETEAMEGTARLSGPIRLAAPMCFGVHHVAPLLPAFLRQYPGIDILADFSDTAVDLVADGFDLALRIASLADSSLRARKLCPVRLLLVAAPFWLAEVGRPQHPRDLVGRKGFVYTNTAAPGTLRFQHGQTGEDFVLSQAARMRSNNAEAFLPVLREGLGYGLFPAFMVHSALMAGEVEVILPDWQVASIALYLVTPPSPLRSARVNVFMNYLTDRFLAPTWL, from the coding sequence ATGCGGCTACCGGATTTTGAAGGATGGGCCATTTTTGCAAAGGTGGCGGAATGTGGCTCCTTCGCCCGTGCGGCGGACGAGGTGCAACTGTCCCGGCCTACCGTGTCCAAGGCCGTGTCGCGGCTGGAGCAGACATTGGGTGTCGCCCTGTTCAACCGGACATCGCGCCAGTTGTCGCTGACGGAGGAGGGGCGCGCTTTGCTGGGCCACGCCAGCCGTATGCTGGGGGCTGCCCAGTCGGCGGAGACCGAAGCCATGGAAGGCACAGCCCGCCTGTCCGGCCCGATCCGTCTGGCGGCCCCGATGTGCTTTGGCGTGCATCATGTGGCCCCTTTGCTGCCCGCCTTCCTCCGCCAGTATCCCGGGATCGACATTCTGGCGGATTTTAGCGACACGGCGGTGGACCTGGTGGCCGACGGGTTTGATCTTGCGCTCAGAATTGCATCGCTGGCGGATTCCTCGCTGCGCGCGCGCAAGCTATGTCCGGTCAGGCTGCTGCTTGTGGCCGCCCCGTTCTGGCTGGCAGAGGTCGGGCGGCCCCAGCACCCGCGTGATCTGGTGGGGCGCAAGGGGTTTGTGTACACCAACACCGCAGCCCCCGGCACCCTGCGCTTTCAGCACGGGCAGACAGGGGAGGATTTTGTGCTGTCGCAGGCAGCGCGCATGCGCTCAAACAATGCCGAGGCCTTTTTACCCGTCCTGCGTGAGGGCCTGGGCTACGGCCTGTTTCCGGCCTTTATGGTCCATAGCGCCCTGATGGCGGGGGAGGTTGAGGTTATTCTGCCCGACTGGCAGGTGGCCTCCATTGCGCTGTACCTTGTGACACCACCCAGCCCGCTGCGTTCGGCCAGGGTTAATGTTTTCATGAACTATCTGACCGACCGTTTTCTGGCTCCCACCTGGCTCTGA
- the rfbB gene encoding dTDP-glucose 4,6-dehydratase, giving the protein MRILLTGGCGFIGSAVVRHIIRDTEHTVLNVDCMTYAASPETVEGAAASSRYKFSQTNILDTPALDALFASFQPDAVMHLAAESHVDRSIDGPGVFVQTNVVGTCSLLDAARRYWLGLDKAGQKAFRFHHISTDEVFGALEMGDPPFNESTPYDPRSPYSASKAASDHFVRAWYHTYGLPTFVTNTTNNYGVWHFPEKLIPLVTINAIEGKELPVYGTGENVRDWLFVDDHAVALVKAVEQGQPGETYAIGARQPRSNIEVVRAICSVLDELVPDAAGPRERLIRFVTDRPGHDFRYEIDPSHAEQALGWKAEHTFESGIRRTVQWYLDNRNWWEGIRARRYTGQRLGAAAS; this is encoded by the coding sequence ATGCGTATTTTATTAACAGGGGGCTGCGGTTTTATCGGCTCCGCCGTGGTCCGCCATATCATTCGGGATACCGAACATACTGTTCTGAACGTGGACTGCATGACCTATGCGGCCTCCCCCGAAACGGTGGAAGGGGCCGCCGCCAGCAGCCGCTACAAATTTTCCCAGACCAATATTCTTGACACTCCGGCGCTGGATGCCCTGTTTGCCTCCTTCCAGCCCGATGCGGTCATGCATCTGGCAGCAGAAAGCCACGTAGACCGCTCCATCGACGGGCCGGGCGTGTTTGTCCAGACCAACGTTGTGGGCACCTGCTCCTTGCTGGATGCCGCCCGTCGTTACTGGCTGGGGCTGGACAAGGCGGGGCAGAAGGCGTTCCGCTTCCATCATATTTCCACCGATGAAGTGTTCGGTGCGCTGGAAATGGGCGATCCGCCGTTTAACGAAAGCACTCCCTACGACCCGCGCAGCCCGTATTCTGCCAGCAAGGCGGCGTCCGACCATTTTGTGCGGGCCTGGTACCATACCTATGGTCTGCCGACCTTTGTGACCAACACCACCAACAACTACGGTGTGTGGCACTTCCCCGAAAAGCTGATCCCGCTGGTGACGATCAACGCCATCGAGGGCAAGGAATTGCCGGTTTATGGCACGGGTGAGAACGTGCGTGACTGGCTGTTTGTGGATGACCACGCCGTAGCACTGGTCAAGGCGGTGGAACAGGGCCAGCCGGGCGAGACCTACGCCATTGGTGCCCGCCAGCCGCGCAGCAATATTGAGGTGGTGCGTGCCATCTGCTCCGTGCTGGATGAGCTGGTGCCCGACGCTGCAGGCCCGCGTGAGCGCCTGATCCGCTTTGTGACGGACCGTCCCGGGCATGATTTCCGTTACGAAATCGACCCCTCCCACGCCGAGCAGGCACTGGGCTGGAAGGCGGAACATACGTTTGAAAGCGGCATCCGTCGTACCGTGCAGTGGTATCTGGACAACCGGAACTGGTGGGAGGGTATTCGGGCCCGCCGCTATACCGGCCAGCGGCTGGGTGCGGCTGCGTCGTAA
- the rfbD gene encoding dTDP-4-dehydrorhamnose reductase yields MTTLSAQGKPVLVIGGEGQLALSLAHLGGPRIHRVGRPVLDFDRLETLDAAVAEVAPCAVVNAAAWTAVDLAESEAEAAARANTAGPQRLAELCAARGIPFIHVSTDYVFSGDKGAPYLETDPISPRTVYGRTKAEGEAAVLAACPQSIILRTSWVYSAYGRNFVRTMLNAGAKNPSLRVVGDQQGNPTSAEDLASAILSILGTIEAGGWKEDYAGIYHACGTGDATWHDLAVAALQDAVAYGQAMPEVTAIRTEDWPTPAHRPADSRMNTDKLYRVFGVRLPQWRESVHHVVQQLLAQPA; encoded by the coding sequence ATGACGACACTGTCCGCGCAGGGCAAGCCTGTTCTGGTGATCGGAGGGGAGGGGCAACTGGCCCTGTCTCTGGCGCATCTGGGTGGGCCGCGTATCCATCGGGTTGGCAGGCCGGTTCTGGATTTTGACCGCCTGGAAACACTGGATGCCGCCGTGGCAGAGGTTGCACCCTGTGCCGTTGTGAACGCCGCCGCATGGACCGCTGTGGACCTTGCGGAAAGTGAGGCCGAAGCCGCAGCCCGTGCCAATACCGCAGGCCCCCAGCGGCTGGCTGAACTGTGCGCGGCGCGTGGCATCCCCTTTATACATGTCTCGACCGACTATGTTTTCAGCGGTGACAAAGGCGCACCCTATCTGGAGACAGACCCCATTTCCCCCCGGACGGTGTATGGTCGCACCAAGGCGGAGGGAGAGGCCGCAGTGCTGGCAGCCTGCCCGCAGAGCATTATCCTGCGGACATCGTGGGTCTATTCGGCTTATGGGCGCAATTTTGTGCGTACCATGCTGAATGCAGGGGCCAAGAACCCGAGCCTGCGCGTTGTGGGCGACCAGCAGGGCAACCCCACCAGTGCGGAAGACCTGGCCAGCGCCATTCTGTCCATTCTGGGCACGATTGAAGCGGGCGGCTGGAAGGAAGACTACGCAGGCATCTACCACGCCTGTGGCACGGGCGATGCTACATGGCACGACCTTGCCGTGGCCGCCTTGCAGGACGCCGTGGCTTATGGGCAGGCCATGCCCGAAGTGACTGCCATCCGTACCGAGGACTGGCCAACTCCGGCCCACCGGCCTGCTGACTCCCGCATGAATACTGACAAGCTGTACCGCGTTTTTGGTGTGCGCCTGCCCCAGTGGCGGGAGAGTGTGCACCATGTTGTGCAGCAGTTGCTGGCGCAGCCTGCCTGA
- a CDS encoding LysR family transcriptional regulator — translation MSILERSHLKIIQEVAREGSLTAAGLRLHLTQPALSHAIRKIESQLGVKVWRREGRSLVLTQAGEWLLLLANRLLPQFELAEKRLEQFGNGERGTLRIGMECHPCYQWLLKVVSPYLERWPKVDVDVRQKFQFGGIGALFSNEIDILVTPDPLYKPELTFTPVFDYELVLVVGPQHPLRHLKFVTPEQLSGETLITYPVPSERLDIYTQFFQPAGIAPRQQKQIETTDIMLVMVAHGRGVAALPRWLVDEYATRFELYPLRLGKNGIAKQIFLGRRETDEDIQYLRDFIEFAASPRENS, via the coding sequence ATGAGCATTTTAGAGCGCAGTCATCTGAAGATCATTCAGGAAGTCGCGCGTGAGGGCTCCCTAACTGCCGCCGGGCTGCGCCTGCATCTGACCCAGCCTGCACTCAGCCATGCCATTCGCAAAATTGAAAGCCAGTTAGGGGTCAAAGTCTGGCGGCGGGAAGGACGCTCCCTGGTACTGACCCAGGCTGGAGAGTGGCTGCTGCTGCTGGCCAACAGGCTGCTCCCGCAGTTTGAACTGGCCGAAAAACGGCTGGAACAGTTTGGCAATGGCGAGCGCGGCACGCTGCGTATCGGAATGGAATGTCACCCCTGCTACCAGTGGCTTTTAAAAGTTGTATCGCCCTATCTGGAACGCTGGCCCAAGGTTGATGTCGATGTACGGCAGAAGTTTCAGTTCGGCGGGATCGGGGCGTTATTCAGTAACGAGATTGATATCCTAGTCACACCCGACCCGCTGTATAAGCCAGAACTGACATTTACGCCGGTTTTTGACTATGAACTGGTGCTGGTTGTCGGCCCCCAGCACCCTTTGCGGCACCTGAAGTTTGTCACACCGGAACAACTCTCTGGTGAAACACTGATTACCTACCCTGTACCTTCCGAACGGCTTGATATCTATACCCAGTTCTTTCAACCTGCGGGCATTGCCCCACGGCAGCAAAAGCAGATCGAAACCACCGATATCATGCTGGTCATGGTCGCCCATGGCAGGGGGGTTGCGGCACTCCCCCGCTGGCTGGTGGACGAATACGCCACACGTTTTGAGCTTTACCCACTCAGACTTGGCAAAAATGGCATTGCAAAGCAGATTTTTCTGGGACGGCGAGAAACTGATGAAGACATTCAGTATTTGCGTGATTTTATAGAATTCGCTGCCTCACCACGCGAGAATTCCTAG
- the metF gene encoding methylenetetrahydrofolate reductase [NAD(P)H]: MFPAPQSCLLTERYGTTPQHEGAGPALSFEFVPSRTKAQEQRLWQCIRRLEPLSPRFVSVTYGVGGTTRTSTQDTVMRLKRETTLAPAAHLTCVGAPREAVDEMARNYWQAGVRHIVALRGDPPAGQAYTPHPGGYAYASDLVAGLRRIADFEISVAAYPETHPAAMSAAADLDNLKCKFDAGATRAITQYFFDPILYVRFLDRCHAAGVTAPIVPGLMPVTNYTQVARFSAACGVDVPAWLTRLFEGTQNNRELRRTLACVVMAEQVRILQGYGVNEFHISTLNAPEPAHTIAHILGVRPICAGKTDF, translated from the coding sequence ATGTTTCCAGCCCCACAATCCTGCCTCCTGACAGAACGGTATGGCACCACGCCGCAGCATGAGGGCGCAGGGCCAGCGCTCTCGTTCGAGTTCGTTCCATCACGGACAAAGGCGCAGGAGCAGCGGCTGTGGCAGTGTATCCGCCGTCTGGAGCCTCTTTCACCCCGTTTTGTCTCGGTCACATATGGGGTCGGGGGCACAACACGCACCTCCACCCAGGATACGGTAATGCGTCTGAAGCGGGAGACCACTCTGGCCCCTGCCGCCCATCTGACCTGTGTTGGCGCACCGCGTGAGGCTGTGGATGAGATGGCCCGTAATTACTGGCAGGCGGGTGTCAGGCATATTGTGGCTCTGCGGGGTGACCCACCAGCCGGGCAGGCATACACCCCCCATCCGGGTGGTTATGCCTATGCCAGTGACCTTGTGGCAGGGCTACGCCGGATTGCGGATTTTGAAATTTCAGTAGCGGCGTACCCAGAGACACATCCTGCGGCTATGAGTGCTGCGGCTGATCTGGATAACCTCAAATGCAAGTTTGACGCCGGAGCTACCCGCGCCATTACGCAGTATTTTTTTGACCCCATACTTTATGTGCGTTTTCTGGACCGTTGCCATGCCGCAGGTGTGACCGCGCCGATTGTGCCGGGCCTGATGCCGGTTACCAATTATACTCAGGTGGCACGCTTTTCCGCCGCATGTGGGGTGGATGTGCCCGCGTGGCTGACCCGTTTGTTTGAAGGCACACAAAACAACCGGGAGTTACGCCGCACTCTTGCCTGTGTTGTCATGGCGGAACAGGTGCGCATTTTGCAGGGATATGGGGTTAATGAGTTCCATATCTCGACCCTCAACGCCCCCGAGCCTGCTCACACCATCGCGCATATTCTTGGTGTGCGCCCTATCTGTGCGGGGAAAACAGACTTTTAA
- a CDS encoding methionine synthase, whose product MKTLLPTSTAGSLPKPSWLAQAETLWSPWKLQDAALIEGKQDALRLSLDDQDRAGIDIVSDGEQTRQHFVTTFIEHLSGVDFESRQTVKIRNRYDASVPTVVGAVSREKPVFVEDAKFLRGLTKKPIKWALPGPMTMIDTLYDAHYKSREKLAWEFAKILNQEARELEAAGVDIIQFDEPAFNVFFDEVNDWGIATLEKAIEGLKCETAVHICYGYGIKANIDWKNSLGSEWRQYEEIFPKLQKSNIDLISLECQHSRVPMDLIELIRGKKVMVGAIDVATHTVETPEDVANTLRQALRFVDADKLYPCTNCGMAPLPRHVARGKLQALSAGAAIIRKELSAQG is encoded by the coding sequence ATGAAAACACTACTCCCTACATCAACGGCAGGCAGCCTGCCCAAACCCTCCTGGCTGGCACAGGCCGAGACCCTCTGGTCACCCTGGAAATTGCAGGATGCTGCCTTGATTGAAGGCAAGCAGGACGCCCTGCGCCTGTCGCTGGATGATCAAGACCGTGCAGGCATTGATATTGTCAGTGATGGTGAACAAACACGCCAGCACTTTGTAACAACCTTTATCGAACACCTAAGCGGCGTTGACTTTGAAAGCCGCCAGACCGTTAAAATTCGTAATCGTTATGATGCCAGCGTGCCCACAGTTGTCGGCGCTGTCTCACGCGAAAAACCCGTTTTTGTAGAAGACGCCAAGTTTTTACGCGGCCTTACCAAAAAACCGATCAAATGGGCGCTCCCCGGCCCCATGACCATGATCGACACACTGTATGACGCACACTACAAAAGCCGCGAGAAACTGGCCTGGGAATTTGCCAAAATTCTCAATCAGGAAGCCAGAGAACTGGAAGCCGCAGGCGTTGACATCATCCAGTTTGACGAACCCGCCTTTAATGTCTTTTTTGATGAAGTGAATGACTGGGGCATTGCAACATTGGAAAAAGCCATTGAAGGGCTAAAATGCGAAACGGCTGTCCATATCTGCTATGGTTATGGGATCAAGGCCAATATCGACTGGAAAAACTCTCTGGGGTCCGAATGGCGGCAGTATGAGGAAATTTTCCCCAAGCTGCAAAAGTCCAATATTGACCTGATCTCACTGGAATGCCAGCACTCGCGCGTGCCGATGGATCTGATTGAACTGATCCGCGGCAAAAAAGTGATGGTTGGCGCTATTGATGTTGCAACCCACACGGTTGAAACGCCAGAAGACGTTGCCAATACCCTGCGTCAGGCACTGCGGTTTGTTGATGCTGACAAGCTCTACCCCTGCACCAATTGCGGCATGGCCCCCTTGCCGCGCCATGTGGCACGGGGCAAGCTGCAGGCCTTGAGCGCAGGCGCTGCCATCATCCGCAAGGAACTGTCTGCCCAAGGGTAA
- a CDS encoding DUF1852 domain-containing protein: MIKDSSFKIKRIYFDETYHPSDNTRLTTNFANLARGENRQENLRNVLKMIDNRFNDLAQWDNPTGDRYSVEIEIISAEIEIENDNSADTFPLIEILNTTIVDKKTKTRIEGSVGNNFSSYVRDYDFSILLLDYNKTQPSFNAPHDFGDLHGNLFKSFLNSTAYKTAFQKLPVICLSVSTNKTYHRTDNQHPILGVEYQQHEFSLTDQYFAKMGMQVRYFMPARSVAPLAFYFFGDLLADYTSLELISAISTMESFQKVYRPEIYNANSAAAKDYQPSLKHQDYSLTRIVYDREERSQLAIKQGRFTQESFIAPYQDRLEEWSATYAA; the protein is encoded by the coding sequence ATGATCAAAGACTCTTCTTTTAAAATTAAGAGGATTTATTTTGATGAGACCTATCATCCCTCGGACAATACCCGCCTGACAACCAATTTTGCCAATCTGGCCCGTGGTGAAAACCGTCAGGAAAACCTGCGTAATGTCCTGAAGATGATTGATAATCGCTTCAATGATCTGGCACAGTGGGACAACCCGACGGGGGATCGCTATTCTGTTGAGATCGAGATTATTTCTGCCGAGATCGAGATTGAAAACGATAACAGCGCAGATACCTTCCCGCTGATCGAAATCCTGAACACCACGATTGTTGATAAAAAAACCAAGACACGTATTGAAGGTTCCGTCGGCAACAACTTCTCCTCTTACGTGCGTGATTATGATTTTAGCATTCTTTTGCTGGACTACAACAAAACCCAGCCCTCGTTTAACGCCCCCCATGACTTTGGCGACCTGCATGGTAATCTTTTCAAGAGCTTTCTGAACTCGACTGCCTATAAAACGGCATTCCAGAAACTCCCTGTGATCTGCCTGAGCGTTTCGACCAACAAGACCTATCACCGCACAGACAACCAGCACCCGATCCTGGGGGTTGAATATCAGCAGCACGAGTTTTCTCTCACAGACCAGTATTTTGCCAAAATGGGCATGCAGGTACGCTACTTCATGCCTGCACGAAGTGTTGCGCCGCTGGCATTCTACTTTTTTGGCGACCTGCTGGCCGATTATACAAGCCTGGAGCTGATCAGCGCCATCAGCACCATGGAGTCTTTTCAGAAAGTTTACCGTCCGGAAATCTACAATGCCAATTCCGCAGCGGCAAAAGACTATCAGCCCAGCCTGAAACATCAGGACTATTCGCTCACCCGGATTGTGTATGACCGGGAGGAACGGAGCCAGTTAGCCATTAAACAGGGCAGGTTTACACAAGAAAGCTTTATCGCGCCCTATCAGGACCGTCTTGAAGAATGGTCTGCCACATACGCTGCCTGA
- a CDS encoding zinc-dependent alcohol dehydrogenase family protein — MSKVVVVQPGGGFDRVVMEERATPAPQAGQITVRLHASSLNYHDYAVVSGMWGPTEPRIPMADGAGEVLAVGAGVSEFAVGDRVVSTFFPTWLAGTPEVVGFATVPGDGVDGYARQEVTAAATAFTHAPVGYTHAQAATLTTAGLTAWRALFADGPLQPGETVLVQGTGGVSVFALQFAKLAGATVIATSSSDEKLERMKALGADHLINYRTDPQWGETALRLTGGRGVDHIIEVGGPATLEQSMQAVRVAGHIAVIGILGGVATTFQFVPALVRQIRLQGVLVGSRAQQIEMIRGINASGLKPVVDRAFALDDLVAAFRYQESNRHFGKICLEF, encoded by the coding sequence ATGTCCAAGGTTGTTGTTGTTCAGCCCGGCGGTGGGTTCGATCGTGTTGTTATGGAGGAACGCGCCACACCAGCCCCGCAGGCCGGGCAGATTACGGTGCGGCTGCATGCGTCGTCCCTGAACTATCATGACTATGCGGTGGTCAGCGGCATGTGGGGGCCGACCGAGCCGCGCATTCCCATGGCTGACGGCGCGGGGGAAGTGCTGGCTGTGGGTGCGGGCGTGAGCGAGTTTGCTGTGGGGGACAGGGTTGTCAGCACCTTTTTTCCTACATGGCTTGCGGGCACGCCCGAAGTTGTGGGCTTTGCTACCGTGCCGGGTGATGGGGTGGATGGTTACGCCCGGCAGGAGGTCACTGCCGCCGCAACCGCCTTCACCCATGCGCCCGTGGGTTACACCCACGCCCAGGCAGCAACGCTGACCACGGCGGGGCTGACAGCATGGCGCGCCCTGTTTGCCGACGGCCCCTTGCAGCCGGGTGAGACTGTGCTGGTGCAGGGCACGGGCGGGGTCTCGGTCTTTGCCCTGCAATTTGCCAAGCTGGCCGGTGCCACGGTGATTGCGACCTCCTCCAGCGATGAAAAACTGGAACGGATGAAGGCGCTGGGGGCTGACCACCTTATCAACTATCGCACCGACCCGCAGTGGGGGGAGACCGCACTGCGGCTGACAGGTGGGCGGGGTGTTGACCATATTATCGAAGTGGGCGGCCCAGCCACGCTGGAGCAGTCCATGCAGGCCGTGCGGGTGGCGGGGCATATTGCGGTTATTGGTATTCTGGGCGGGGTTGCGACCACATTCCAGTTCGTGCCAGCCCTTGTGCGCCAGATTCGCCTGCAAGGCGTGCTTGTGGGCAGTCGCGCCCAGCAGATTGAAATGATCAGGGGCATCAATGCCAGTGGCCTCAAGCCCGTGGTGGACCGTGCCTTTGCGCTGGACGATCTTGTGGCCGCTTTCCGCTATCAGGAAAGCAACCGCCACTTTGGCAAGATCTGTCTTGAGTTCTGA